Proteins from a genomic interval of Quercus lobata isolate SW786 chromosome 11, ValleyOak3.0 Primary Assembly, whole genome shotgun sequence:
- the LOC115966430 gene encoding uncharacterized protein LOC115966430 — protein MESSNVVINDEVCLETHSENIAPVQDKPMEVDDSLFVDYVGKHSDEELMVLNDAVSVPSSSEPSTPVHETQQAQHEFSPSSEQKGTSTSLVKGPSSRVRLNHPTTNILGSLNDNMRLRSKALSVITHSCYLSQFEPKKMDEALQDADWVNSMHEKLHQFVRNDMWELVSRPKGVNVIETKWIFKNKSDEHGTLYQMDVKSAFLNRMLQEEVYVAKRDEMKAMFEMSMVGELTYFLGLQVK, from the exons ATGGAATCATCAAATGTTGTAATCAATGATGAAGTATGTTTAGAAACACATTCAGAAAATATTGCTCCGGTTCAAGATAAGCCTATGGAGGTTGATGACTCACTTTTTGTTGATTATGTGGGGAAGCATAGTGATGAAGAGTTGATGGTGCTGAATGATGCAGTTTCCGTGCCATCAAGTTCGGAACCATCCACACCGGTTCATGAGACTCAACAAGCACAACATGAGTTTAGTCCTTCATCAGAACAAAAAGGTACCTCCACATCTCTAGTTAAAGGTCCATCCTCTAGAGTAAGGCTAAATCATCCTACCACAAATATATTGGGAAGTTTGAATGATAACATGAGATTAAGGTCAAAAGCCTTAAGTGTAATTACTCACTCATGCTATCTGTCCCAATTTGAACCGAAGAAGATGGATgaagcacttcaagatgctgattgggttaATTCTATGCATGAAAAACTTCATCAGTTTGTTCGGAATGATATGTGGGAATTAGTTTCTAGACCAAAGGGAGTAAATGTGATTGAAACTAAATGGATCTTtaagaacaagtcagatgaacatggCACT ctatatcaaatggatgtcaagagtGCTTTCTTGAATCGaatgttgcaagaagaggtataTGTTGCAAAAAGAG ATGAAATGAAGGCTATGTTcgaaatgagtatggttggtgaactaacttatttcttgggattgcAGGTGAAGTAA